In a single window of the Anguilla rostrata isolate EN2019 chromosome 6, ASM1855537v3, whole genome shotgun sequence genome:
- the hmgn3 gene encoding high mobility group nucleosome-binding domain-containing protein 3 isoform X2, whose product MPKRRSPEEADGAAVKKEPTRRSQRLSAKVSEPTPEPRPKKAAVKKAADDKKGKKGGKGKKEDKPEDVPAENGETKTEEETEGAEPAAEGKE is encoded by the exons TCACCAGAAGAGGCCGATGGTGCGGCAGTGAAAAAAGAG CCAACAAGAAGATCCCAGAGGTTGTCGGCG AAAGTGTCCGAACCGACACCGGAGCCCAGGCCTAAGAAGGCCGCCGTCaa GAAGGCGGCGGACGACAAGAAGGGCAAGAaaggagggaaggggaaaaaggaGGATAAGCCAGAGGACGTGCCAGCGGAGAACGGCGAAACCAAGACAGAGGAG GAAACTGAGGGAGCCGAGCCCGCAGCGGAGGGGAAGGAATGA
- the hmgn3 gene encoding high mobility group nucleosome-binding domain-containing protein 3 isoform X1 yields the protein MPKRRSPEEADGAAVKKEPTRRSQRLSAKVSEPTPEPRPKKAAVKKAADDKKGKKGGKGKKEDKPEDVPAENGETKTEEICVSRSSVSVSASRSAPPSLLSVKGHTVTVRVKGN from the exons TCACCAGAAGAGGCCGATGGTGCGGCAGTGAAAAAAGAG CCAACAAGAAGATCCCAGAGGTTGTCGGCG AAAGTGTCCGAACCGACACCGGAGCCCAGGCCTAAGAAGGCCGCCGTCaa GAAGGCGGCGGACGACAAGAAGGGCAAGAaaggagggaaggggaaaaaggaGGATAAGCCAGAGGACGTGCCAGCGGAGAACGGCGAAACCAAGACAGAGGAG atcTGTGTATCTCGTTCATCTGTTAGCGTGTCAGCCTCAAGGAGTGCCCCACCCAGCTTGCTGTCAGTCAAAGGgcacactgtgactgtgagagtAAAGG GAAACTGA